One window of Halalkalicoccus subterraneus genomic DNA carries:
- a CDS encoding 2Fe-2S iron-sulfur cluster-binding protein: MVDVFSLSIGTLLALTAVALHYARGTERVAPDDITDEVLERRAATVPETDFPEPMNRAIGGGGGAAAAVGGGESEGELEEGGEEDAAGPGDIPEDEIEYYEVEFVKQGETIELANNEPILDQGEEQGWDLPYACRQGQCVSCGGRIADGPSEDYVEHDNQQMLDENEIGEGYTLTCVAYPRGEFSIETNETP; this comes from the coding sequence CCGCGGTCGCGCTCCACTACGCGAGGGGCACCGAGCGGGTGGCCCCCGACGACATCACAGATGAGGTCCTCGAACGGCGCGCGGCGACCGTCCCCGAGACCGACTTCCCCGAACCGATGAACCGCGCGATCGGCGGCGGTGGCGGGGCCGCCGCGGCCGTCGGCGGTGGCGAAAGCGAGGGCGAACTCGAGGAGGGTGGCGAGGAGGACGCCGCGGGACCGGGCGACATCCCCGAGGACGAGATCGAGTACTACGAGGTTGAGTTCGTCAAGCAGGGCGAGACGATCGAACTCGCGAACAACGAACCGATCCTCGATCAGGGCGAGGAGCAGGGCTGGGACCTGCCGTACGCCTGCCGGCAGGGCCAGTGTGTCTCCTGTGGTGGCCGCATCGCGGATGGCCCCTCCGAGGACTACGTCGAACACGACAACCAGCAGATGCTCGACGAGAACGAGATCGGCGAGGGTTACACCCTGACCTGCGTGGCCTACCCGCGCGGGGAGTTTTCCATCGAGACCAACGAGACGCCCTGA